A section of the Rossellomorea marisflavi genome encodes:
- a CDS encoding phosphatidylglycerophosphatase A yields MDLLEKTARNWLLERGVTIEDIAELVMFLQKKYHPDLEMKECIHNVERVLTKREVQNAILTGIQLDKLGEKKMLEEPLQAIIEVDEGLYGVDEILAFSIVNVYGSIGFTNYGYIDKLKPGILERLNDKSTGMCHTFLDDIVGAIAAAASSRLAHRAKHQD; encoded by the coding sequence ATGGATTTATTAGAGAAAACGGCACGCAATTGGCTTCTCGAAAGAGGAGTGACTATCGAAGATATTGCAGAGCTGGTCATGTTCCTGCAGAAAAAATATCATCCTGATCTTGAAATGAAGGAATGCATCCATAATGTCGAGAGGGTGCTGACGAAACGGGAAGTCCAAAATGCGATCCTGACCGGGATTCAACTGGATAAGCTGGGTGAAAAGAAAATGCTTGAAGAACCCCTTCAAGCCATCATCGAAGTAGACGAAGGCTTATACGGGGTAGATGAAATCCTCGCTTTTTCCATTGTAAATGTCTATGGATCAATCGGATTCACCAACTACGGGTATATCGATAAATTAAAACCGGGGATACTGGAACGATTGAACGATAAGTCCACCGGTATGTGCCACACCTTCCTCGATGACATCGTCGGTGCCATCGCTGCCGCTGCTTCAAGCAGGCTCGCTCACCGTGCCAAGCACCAAGACTGA
- a CDS encoding TIGR01457 family HAD-type hydrolase, whose product MKDYKGYLIDLDGTMYKGTEKIEEAGDFIRSLQQNGIPYLFVTNNSSRRPEQVAEKLRGFDIPAEAAQVFTTSMATAQYVHERKPGGSAYVIGEEGIRDALENKGITLKDEGVDFVIVGIDREINYEKLSLACLAVRNGAEFISTNGDIAIPTERGLLPGNGSLTSVVTVSTGTEPVFIGKPEPIIMEQALSVLGTSKEETLMVGDNYDTDIMAGIRAGIDTLMVHTGVTPKEMLKEKKEQPTYSLDHLGQWEI is encoded by the coding sequence ATGAAAGACTACAAAGGATATCTCATCGATTTGGATGGGACCATGTATAAAGGGACAGAAAAGATTGAAGAAGCGGGTGATTTCATCCGCAGTCTTCAACAAAATGGCATCCCCTATCTATTTGTGACGAATAACTCTTCAAGAAGACCGGAGCAGGTGGCAGAAAAATTGCGCGGATTCGATATCCCGGCTGAAGCCGCACAAGTGTTCACGACGTCGATGGCGACTGCTCAATACGTCCATGAAAGGAAACCAGGGGGCAGTGCCTACGTGATCGGTGAGGAAGGAATACGTGATGCACTCGAGAACAAAGGGATCACCCTTAAGGACGAAGGAGTGGATTTCGTCATCGTTGGGATTGACCGAGAGATCAACTATGAAAAGTTATCCCTTGCTTGCCTTGCGGTTCGAAATGGGGCAGAGTTCATCTCGACCAATGGAGACATCGCCATCCCGACTGAAAGGGGACTTCTTCCGGGGAACGGTTCGCTGACGTCAGTCGTGACCGTCTCAACGGGGACCGAGCCAGTATTCATCGGGAAGCCTGAGCCGATCATCATGGAACAGGCGCTTTCTGTACTCGGCACAAGTAAAGAAGAGACCCTCATGGTGGGGGATAACTACGACACCGATATCATGGCCGGAATCCGTGCCGGTATCGACACCCTGATGGTTCACACGGGAGTGACACCGAAGGAGATGTTGAAAGAAAAGAAAGAGCAACCTACGTATTCATTGGACCATCTTGGCCAATGGGAAATATAA
- the sda gene encoding sporulation histidine kinase inhibitor Sda: MKTLSDQALLDAYKKAKLLNLSSEFILLIEEELKKRKLGSITR; encoded by the coding sequence ATGAAAACATTAAGTGATCAAGCCCTTTTAGATGCATATAAAAAAGCAAAGTTATTAAACCTCAGCTCTGAATTCATTCTATTGATCGAAGAGGAATTGAAGAAAAGAAAACTGGGATCAATAACTCGATAG
- a CDS encoding NAD(P)/FAD-dependent oxidoreductase has product MKHLVLLGGGYGNMRVLLRLLPNQLPEDVSITLIDRNPYHCLKTEYYALAAGTISDHHVRVTFPEHERLSYIYGDVTQVDMDTKQIHIAGQDSVPYDDLVIGLGCEDKFHGVPGAEENSYSIQTIEKSRKTYHTLNSLPAGSIVGIVGAGLSGIELASELRESRSDLKIKLFDRGPRILNAFPERLSSYVHGWFDENNVEIVNNSNITKVDPTILHNHEEQIHCDAIVWTAGIQPSKVVRDMNVESDASGRVVISKYHNLPNDEHVYIVGDCASLPQAPSAQLAEGQAEQIVTILLKRWANEPLPETLPKIKLKGILGSLGKKHGFGLVNERSITGRVARLLKSGVLWMYKYHNG; this is encoded by the coding sequence ATGAAACATTTAGTGCTGCTCGGCGGCGGATATGGCAATATGCGCGTACTCCTTCGCTTATTACCGAATCAACTTCCAGAAGATGTATCGATCACCCTGATCGACCGCAATCCGTATCACTGCTTGAAAACAGAATATTACGCCCTCGCGGCAGGGACCATTTCCGATCACCATGTGAGGGTCACCTTCCCTGAGCATGAACGCCTTTCCTACATATATGGAGATGTGACACAGGTCGACATGGACACCAAACAAATCCATATCGCCGGCCAGGATTCGGTCCCATACGACGATCTCGTCATCGGATTGGGCTGTGAGGACAAGTTCCACGGAGTCCCTGGTGCTGAAGAGAATTCGTACAGCATTCAAACCATCGAGAAATCCAGGAAGACGTATCATACCTTGAATAGCCTTCCTGCGGGCTCCATCGTCGGGATCGTAGGGGCCGGATTAAGCGGCATCGAGCTTGCCAGTGAACTCCGTGAGAGCCGCAGCGATCTGAAGATCAAGCTCTTCGACCGCGGCCCCCGTATCCTCAATGCTTTCCCGGAACGCCTCAGCTCCTATGTGCATGGCTGGTTCGACGAGAACAACGTCGAAATCGTGAACAATTCCAATATCACGAAGGTGGATCCGACAATCCTTCACAATCACGAAGAGCAGATTCACTGTGATGCCATCGTATGGACGGCGGGTATCCAACCGAGCAAGGTGGTGCGCGACATGAATGTCGAATCGGACGCGAGTGGGCGTGTTGTCATCAGCAAGTACCATAACCTCCCGAATGATGAGCATGTCTACATCGTCGGGGACTGCGCCAGCCTCCCACAGGCACCGAGTGCACAACTCGCGGAAGGACAGGCAGAACAGATCGTCACCATCCTGCTGAAACGCTGGGCCAATGAGCCCCTTCCCGAGACGCTTCCTAAGATCAAGCTGAAAGGGATCCTCGGTTCCCTCGGCAAAAAGCATGGCTTCGGTCTCGTGAATGAGCGTTCCATTACGGGTCGTGTCGCACGACTATTGAAGTCCGGTGTGCTCTGGATGTACAAATATCATAACGGATAA
- the yutH gene encoding spore coat putative kinase YutH has protein sequence MSSELLMNHFGLRPERTFFDGTMNRYMAGGSLYSIVGVSNTEQETLVEIYKLSEHLSAQGDRYTSRFVQSNEGKFLVTEGEKDFVVLRNEPLSPPEGNALGRKLGKFHFRGRLYEEKVEKINRMGQWKMLWERRLSQLEKAYYQVIQDQPVDEFEERFVESYPYYTALAENAIQYLVDTELDEDPDVADAGTICHERFGQHTWGTENCIHFPFQWVFDHSTRDLAEWVREKYFEKSQTFHPELQEFIREYEKINPLSPFAWRLMYSRLLFPLHYFECIEEYYISTSEQQKKLVEDQLNVHLRNSGQYESFLADFYHMSEVPVKKWGIPVIDWL, from the coding sequence ATGTCTTCAGAACTATTGATGAACCATTTTGGGTTGCGCCCAGAACGAACATTCTTTGATGGGACGATGAACCGATACATGGCTGGGGGATCTTTATATAGTATTGTCGGCGTATCGAATACGGAACAGGAAACCCTCGTGGAGATCTATAAATTGTCGGAGCATCTCAGCGCTCAAGGGGACCGGTATACGTCGCGTTTTGTACAGAGCAACGAAGGGAAGTTCCTGGTCACGGAAGGAGAAAAGGACTTCGTCGTCCTCCGGAATGAGCCGCTTTCGCCTCCTGAGGGAAATGCACTCGGAAGGAAGTTGGGCAAGTTCCACTTCAGGGGAAGGCTGTATGAGGAGAAGGTCGAAAAAATCAACAGGATGGGACAGTGGAAGATGCTATGGGAACGGAGGCTTTCCCAGCTTGAGAAGGCATATTATCAAGTGATCCAGGATCAGCCTGTTGATGAATTCGAAGAGCGGTTTGTTGAAAGCTACCCTTATTACACCGCTCTCGCTGAGAATGCCATACAGTATCTCGTGGATACGGAGCTTGATGAAGATCCCGATGTCGCCGATGCCGGGACGATCTGCCACGAACGGTTCGGACAGCATACGTGGGGGACCGAGAACTGTATACACTTCCCGTTTCAGTGGGTATTCGATCACAGCACGCGTGATCTGGCCGAGTGGGTGAGGGAGAAGTACTTCGAGAAGAGTCAGACGTTCCACCCCGAGCTGCAGGAATTCATCCGGGAGTATGAAAAAATCAATCCGTTATCCCCCTTTGCTTGGAGACTGATGTATTCCCGCCTCCTTTTCCCGCTTCATTATTTCGAGTGTATCGAAGAGTATTATATTTCGACTTCCGAGCAGCAAAAAAAGCTTGTGGAGGATCAATTGAACGTCCACTTGAGGAATTCGGGTCAGTATGAGTCCTTTCTCGCAGACTTTTACCATATGTCGGAGGTCCCTGTGAAGAAATGGGGAATCCCCGTGATCGACTGGCTATGA
- a CDS encoding NifU family protein gives MTEQTDMMSSVQEVLDKLRPFLLRDGGDCELVDVEDGIVKLRLLGACGSCPSSTITLKAGIERALVEEVPGIVEVEQVF, from the coding sequence ATGACTGAACAAACAGATATGATGTCGTCCGTACAGGAAGTATTAGATAAATTGCGTCCGTTCCTCCTTCGCGATGGCGGTGACTGTGAGCTCGTCGACGTAGAAGACGGGATCGTCAAACTTCGCCTATTGGGTGCATGCGGAAGCTGCCCGAGTTCAACCATCACCCTCAAAGCAGGTATCGAGCGTGCCCTGGTTGAAGAAGTACCTGGAATCGTCGAAGTAGAACAAGTCTTTTAA
- a CDS encoding DUF86 domain-containing protein yields the protein MYFVDREKIEERLVFMQDQLVLYTEGREWDKPYGKLALERIAHTLIESILDVGNSMIDGFIMRDPGSYDDIIDILLDEKVIDEEMSGDFKRFIATRKDLVQDYPSVDIEEIQVLLEDIKTNLERFPNEIRSYLENELGPVSAFKN from the coding sequence ATGTATTTTGTGGACAGGGAAAAAATCGAAGAAAGACTCGTATTCATGCAGGATCAACTGGTCCTATACACGGAAGGCCGGGAATGGGACAAGCCCTACGGGAAGCTTGCCCTTGAGCGTATCGCCCACACCTTGATTGAATCGATCCTGGATGTAGGCAATAGCATGATCGATGGTTTCATCATGAGGGATCCTGGGAGTTATGATGATATCATTGATATCCTCCTCGACGAAAAAGTGATCGACGAAGAGATGAGTGGGGACTTCAAGCGGTTCATTGCCACACGGAAGGATCTTGTTCAGGACTATCCGTCTGTCGATATTGAGGAAATCCAGGTCTTGCTGGAAGATATCAAGACCAATCTGGAGCGCTTCCCCAATGAAATCAGAAGCTATCTTGAAAACGAGCTTGGCCCGGTATCGGCATTTAAAAATTGA
- a CDS encoding helix-turn-helix domain-containing protein, which yields MSVTELVGKKIRHHRRSREITIQELSRVCGLTVNYISLIEKGEANPSLNKLHAIINALEVHWSDIMPSKDEQKVISEKELSSY from the coding sequence ATGAGTGTTACAGAACTTGTCGGGAAGAAAATCAGACATCATAGAAGATCGAGAGAAATCACCATTCAGGAATTAAGTCGTGTATGCGGATTAACGGTTAATTACATCTCGTTAATTGAAAAAGGGGAGGCGAATCCATCGTTGAATAAACTCCATGCAATCATCAATGCATTGGAAGTTCACTGGTCGGATATCATGCCGTCGAAGGATGAGCAAAAGGTCATCAGCGAGAAGGAACTATCGAGTTATTGA
- a CDS encoding 2-hydroxyacid dehydrogenase codes for MKPFIYITRKLPETLIQPLQDRYEVEMWDQDDVKVPREVLLEKAGKASALLTMLSDRIDGELLDQGEHLKVVANLAVGFDNIDVAYAKEKGVAVCNTPDVLTETTADLAFGLMMATARRIVEGDRYIREGEWKSWSPLLLAGADIHHKTLGIVGMGSIGEAVARRAKGFSMDVLYHNRNRRPEAEEALGASFTSLNELLKESDFVVVLAPLTEETKGLFQREQFAMMKDSAIFINAARGPIVDEDALVEAIREGMIAGAGLDVFTKEPISMDHPLLSLDRVVVLPHIGSSSVDTRYDMVRLCTDNIQAVLEGKEPRTAL; via the coding sequence TTGAAACCGTTCATTTACATTACGCGCAAGCTACCTGAAACATTGATACAGCCACTGCAGGATCGTTATGAAGTGGAAATGTGGGACCAGGACGATGTGAAAGTGCCGAGGGAGGTCCTATTGGAGAAAGCAGGGAAGGCGTCCGCACTCCTGACGATGCTTTCGGACCGGATTGACGGTGAATTGCTCGATCAGGGAGAACACCTGAAAGTCGTCGCCAATCTGGCAGTGGGGTTTGATAATATCGATGTGGCGTACGCAAAGGAAAAGGGCGTCGCGGTCTGCAATACCCCGGACGTCTTGACGGAAACGACGGCGGACCTTGCCTTTGGTTTGATGATGGCTACGGCAAGACGGATCGTGGAAGGTGATCGATACATAAGGGAAGGCGAATGGAAAAGCTGGTCGCCACTCCTCCTCGCCGGAGCGGATATCCATCACAAAACCTTAGGGATCGTCGGAATGGGTAGCATAGGGGAAGCGGTTGCGAGAAGAGCCAAGGGGTTCAGCATGGACGTCCTTTATCACAACCGTAACCGTAGACCGGAAGCGGAAGAAGCCTTGGGTGCGTCATTCACATCCCTTAATGAGCTGTTGAAGGAGTCCGATTTCGTTGTGGTCCTTGCTCCACTGACAGAGGAGACGAAAGGGTTGTTCCAGAGAGAACAGTTTGCCATGATGAAAGACAGCGCGATCTTCATCAACGCCGCCAGGGGACCTATCGTGGATGAAGATGCACTGGTGGAAGCGATTCGTGAAGGGATGATTGCGGGAGCCGGACTGGATGTGTTCACCAAGGAGCCGATCTCCATGGACCACCCTCTCCTTTCACTGGATAGGGTCGTGGTGCTCCCTCATATCGGGAGCTCATCCGTCGATACGAGGTATGATATGGTCAGGCTTTGCACCGATAATATACAGGCAGTCCTTGAAGGAAAAGAACCGAGGACGGCCCTATAA
- a CDS encoding DUF3055 domain-containing protein — translation MEERFYLYDDQEQTRTRFVSFMGEEQRYDLAITQTERYYGKSLVFDLQGNRFAIIGRDDLDEPGYLESTFKLTEEEAGELRDFLSEVIM, via the coding sequence GTGGAAGAACGTTTTTATCTTTATGACGACCAGGAACAGACCCGCACCCGATTCGTCAGCTTCATGGGAGAAGAGCAGCGCTACGACCTGGCCATTACCCAGACCGAACGATACTACGGGAAATCCTTGGTCTTTGATCTACAGGGAAATCGCTTCGCCATCATCGGACGCGACGACCTGGACGAACCCGGCTATTTGGAAAGCACATTCAAGCTTACGGAAGAAGAAGCCGGTGAATTAAGGGATTTCCTC
- a CDS encoding YuzD family protein — protein sequence MKPIELCVYGAEVTCPSCVNLPSSKETYEWLEAAIGRKYPEQPFTITYIDIHSPPENDVFKEFSARVIEEDLFYPVVTVEGTIVGEGNPRLKDVYSELEKYGYKAV from the coding sequence ATGAAACCGATCGAACTATGTGTGTATGGAGCAGAAGTCACATGTCCAAGCTGTGTGAACCTGCCGTCATCAAAAGAAACGTACGAGTGGCTGGAGGCCGCAATCGGGAGGAAGTACCCCGAACAGCCTTTCACCATCACGTATATCGATATCCATTCTCCTCCCGAGAATGACGTCTTCAAGGAGTTTTCCGCACGTGTGATTGAAGAAGATCTCTTTTATCCCGTAGTGACGGTGGAAGGGACGATCGTGGGCGAGGGGAATCCGCGCCTGAAAGACGTGTATTCAGAGCTCGAGAAGTATGGTTACAAGGCCGTATGA